One part of the Calypte anna isolate BGI_N300 chromosome 12, bCalAnn1_v1.p, whole genome shotgun sequence genome encodes these proteins:
- the CHDH gene encoding choline dehydrogenase, mitochondrial isoform X2: MSYLMKGVKYPMNQMHKETGTWFKAHILKNLFGINEQLFKTAHTSSHLSSEKANTYNYVIVGAGSAGCVLANRLTEDPLSTVLLLEAGPKDTLLGSKRLLWKIHMPAALTYNLCDEKYNWYYHTTPQKHMDNRIMYWPRGRVWGGSSSLNAMVYIRGHAEDYNRWSREGAIGWDYEHCLPYFKKAQTHELGPDQYRGGNGPLHVSRGKTNHPLHHAFLEATQQAGYPFTDDMNGYQQEGFGWMDMTVHQGQRWSTASAYLHPAISRPNLSAAEKTLVTKILFQGTKSIGVEYVKNGQRKKAFASKEVILSGGAINSPQLLMLSGIGNADDLKKLGIPVVCHLPGVGQNLQDHLEVYVQQKCTKPITLYSAQKPVNMVRIGLEWLWKFTGEGATAHLESGGFIRSEPGVPHPNIQFHFLPSQVIDHGRVASTVEAYQVHVGPMRSTSTGWLKLKSTDPNDHPIIEPNYMSTERDILEFRQCVKLTREIFAQKAFEKFRGPEIQPGNHIQSDKEIDAFIRQKADSAYHPSCTCKMGQISDNTAVVDPQTRVIGVENLRVVDASIMPSVVSGNLNAPTIMIAEKAADIIKGLPSLQEKNVPVYKPKTLETQR; encoded by the exons ATGTCATACTTAATGAAAGGTGTTAAATATCCTATGAATCAGATGCACAAAGAAACAGGAACTTGGTTTAAAGCACACATATTGAAGAATCTATTTGGCATCAATGAACAGCTCTTCAAAACTGCACATACATCATCTCATCTTAGTTCTGAAAAGGCAAACACCTATAATTATGTCATTGTTGGAGCTGGATCAGCAGGGTGTGTATTAGCCAACAGGTTGACTGAAGACCCTCTCAGTACTGTACTGCTTTTGGAAGCAGGCCCTAAAGATACCCTTCTAGGTAGTAAAAGACTGTTGTGGAAGATTCATATGCCTGCTGCACTAACTTACAACCTCTGTGATGAGAAATATAACTGGTATTACCACACAACACCACAAAAGCATATGGATAACAGAATTATGTACTGGCCCCGTGGAAGAGTGTGGGGTGGCTCATCTTCCCTCAATGCCATGGTATACATTCGTGGGCATGCAGAAGATTATAATcgatggagcagggaaggggctaTAGGATGGGACTATGAACATTGCTTGCCCTATTTTAAGAAGGCCCAGACACATGAACTGGGTCCAGATCAGTACAGAGGTGGAAATGGACCCCTGCATGTGTcaagagggaaaacaaaccaTCCTCTTCATCATGCATTCCTGGAGGCAACCCAGCAAGCTGGGTATCCCTTCACAGATGATATGAATGGCTATCAGCAAGAAGGATTTGGCTGGATGGACATGACTGTGCACCAAG gTCAAAGATGGAGCACAGCCAGTGCTTACCTTCACCCAGCCATATCACGCCCAAATTTGTCAGCTGCAGAGAAGACACTTGTAACAAAAATCTTGTTTCAAGGAACAAAATCCATTGGTGTTGAGTATGTGAAAAATGGTCAAAGGAAAAAG GCTTTTGCCAgtaaagaagttattttaagtGGAGGTGCCATAAATTCTCCGCAGCTGCTTATGTTGTCGGGGATTGGCAATGCAGATGATCTAAAAAAACTGGGGATCCCTGTTGTTTGCCATCTTCCTG GAGTAGGCCagaaccttcaagatcatttaGAAGTGTATGTCCAACAAAAGTGCACCAAACCTATTACTCTGTATAGTGCACAAAAGCCAGTTAATATGGTGAGGATTGGTCTAGAATGGCTTTGGAAGTTTACAG GTGAGGGAGCCACTGCCCACTTAGAGTCTGGTGGTTTTATCCGAAGCGAACCAGGGGTTCCTCACCCCAACATTCAGTTCCACTTTCTCCCTTCTCAGGTGATTGATCACGGTCGGGTTGCTTCGACAGTGGAAGCTTACCAG GTCCACGTGGGCCCCATGAGGAGCACGAGCACGGGCTGGCTAAAGCTGAAGAGTACTGACCCAAATGATCATCCTATCATTGAGCCTAACTACATGTCCACAG AAAGAGATATTTTGGAATTCCGCCAGTGTGTCAAGTTGACCAGAGAGATCTTTGCtcagaaagcttttgaaaaatttcGTGGGCCTGAAATTCAACCAGGAAATCATATTCAGTCAGACAAAGAAATAGATGCTTTCATAAGGCAGAAGGCTGATAGTGCTTATCATCCTTCCTGTACCTGTAAAATGGGTCAGATTTCAGATAACACTGCTGTAGTTGATCCCCAAACAAGAGTAATTGGTGTTGAAAACTTGAGAGTAGTAGATGCTTCAATAATGCCCAGTGTTGTCAGTGGGAATTTGAATGCCCCAACTATTATGATAGCAGAGAAAGCTGCAGATATAATTAAGGGTCTCCCatcacttcaggaaaaaaatgttcctgtatATAAGCCCAAGACCTTGGAAACACAGAGGTAA
- the CHDH gene encoding choline dehydrogenase, mitochondrial isoform X1 has translation MRLFGQEERGRLTHWIIVRNSARVILLIKMSYLMKGVKYPMNQMHKETGTWFKAHILKNLFGINEQLFKTAHTSSHLSSEKANTYNYVIVGAGSAGCVLANRLTEDPLSTVLLLEAGPKDTLLGSKRLLWKIHMPAALTYNLCDEKYNWYYHTTPQKHMDNRIMYWPRGRVWGGSSSLNAMVYIRGHAEDYNRWSREGAIGWDYEHCLPYFKKAQTHELGPDQYRGGNGPLHVSRGKTNHPLHHAFLEATQQAGYPFTDDMNGYQQEGFGWMDMTVHQGQRWSTASAYLHPAISRPNLSAAEKTLVTKILFQGTKSIGVEYVKNGQRKKAFASKEVILSGGAINSPQLLMLSGIGNADDLKKLGIPVVCHLPGVGQNLQDHLEVYVQQKCTKPITLYSAQKPVNMVRIGLEWLWKFTGEGATAHLESGGFIRSEPGVPHPNIQFHFLPSQVIDHGRVASTVEAYQVHVGPMRSTSTGWLKLKSTDPNDHPIIEPNYMSTERDILEFRQCVKLTREIFAQKAFEKFRGPEIQPGNHIQSDKEIDAFIRQKADSAYHPSCTCKMGQISDNTAVVDPQTRVIGVENLRVVDASIMPSVVSGNLNAPTIMIAEKAADIIKGLPSLQEKNVPVYKPKTLETQR, from the exons gCTAACCCACTGGATTATTGTTAGAAATTCTGCAAGAGTGATACTATTGATAAAGATGTCATACTTAATGAAAGGTGTTAAATATCCTATGAATCAGATGCACAAAGAAACAGGAACTTGGTTTAAAGCACACATATTGAAGAATCTATTTGGCATCAATGAACAGCTCTTCAAAACTGCACATACATCATCTCATCTTAGTTCTGAAAAGGCAAACACCTATAATTATGTCATTGTTGGAGCTGGATCAGCAGGGTGTGTATTAGCCAACAGGTTGACTGAAGACCCTCTCAGTACTGTACTGCTTTTGGAAGCAGGCCCTAAAGATACCCTTCTAGGTAGTAAAAGACTGTTGTGGAAGATTCATATGCCTGCTGCACTAACTTACAACCTCTGTGATGAGAAATATAACTGGTATTACCACACAACACCACAAAAGCATATGGATAACAGAATTATGTACTGGCCCCGTGGAAGAGTGTGGGGTGGCTCATCTTCCCTCAATGCCATGGTATACATTCGTGGGCATGCAGAAGATTATAATcgatggagcagggaaggggctaTAGGATGGGACTATGAACATTGCTTGCCCTATTTTAAGAAGGCCCAGACACATGAACTGGGTCCAGATCAGTACAGAGGTGGAAATGGACCCCTGCATGTGTcaagagggaaaacaaaccaTCCTCTTCATCATGCATTCCTGGAGGCAACCCAGCAAGCTGGGTATCCCTTCACAGATGATATGAATGGCTATCAGCAAGAAGGATTTGGCTGGATGGACATGACTGTGCACCAAG gTCAAAGATGGAGCACAGCCAGTGCTTACCTTCACCCAGCCATATCACGCCCAAATTTGTCAGCTGCAGAGAAGACACTTGTAACAAAAATCTTGTTTCAAGGAACAAAATCCATTGGTGTTGAGTATGTGAAAAATGGTCAAAGGAAAAAG GCTTTTGCCAgtaaagaagttattttaagtGGAGGTGCCATAAATTCTCCGCAGCTGCTTATGTTGTCGGGGATTGGCAATGCAGATGATCTAAAAAAACTGGGGATCCCTGTTGTTTGCCATCTTCCTG GAGTAGGCCagaaccttcaagatcatttaGAAGTGTATGTCCAACAAAAGTGCACCAAACCTATTACTCTGTATAGTGCACAAAAGCCAGTTAATATGGTGAGGATTGGTCTAGAATGGCTTTGGAAGTTTACAG GTGAGGGAGCCACTGCCCACTTAGAGTCTGGTGGTTTTATCCGAAGCGAACCAGGGGTTCCTCACCCCAACATTCAGTTCCACTTTCTCCCTTCTCAGGTGATTGATCACGGTCGGGTTGCTTCGACAGTGGAAGCTTACCAG GTCCACGTGGGCCCCATGAGGAGCACGAGCACGGGCTGGCTAAAGCTGAAGAGTACTGACCCAAATGATCATCCTATCATTGAGCCTAACTACATGTCCACAG AAAGAGATATTTTGGAATTCCGCCAGTGTGTCAAGTTGACCAGAGAGATCTTTGCtcagaaagcttttgaaaaatttcGTGGGCCTGAAATTCAACCAGGAAATCATATTCAGTCAGACAAAGAAATAGATGCTTTCATAAGGCAGAAGGCTGATAGTGCTTATCATCCTTCCTGTACCTGTAAAATGGGTCAGATTTCAGATAACACTGCTGTAGTTGATCCCCAAACAAGAGTAATTGGTGTTGAAAACTTGAGAGTAGTAGATGCTTCAATAATGCCCAGTGTTGTCAGTGGGAATTTGAATGCCCCAACTATTATGATAGCAGAGAAAGCTGCAGATATAATTAAGGGTCTCCCatcacttcaggaaaaaaatgttcctgtatATAAGCCCAAGACCTTGGAAACACAGAGGTAA